A single region of the Vicia villosa cultivar HV-30 ecotype Madison, WI linkage group LG4, Vvil1.0, whole genome shotgun sequence genome encodes:
- the LOC131597212 gene encoding uncharacterized protein LOC131597212, producing MHISFIPGQLQDLWDLWGLEILMLLSFTIQVILTVYGSRRKDIPGMWIRLTVWFTYLLSSLFAKIIIGKLTEIPESDPDERNIRRELKALFAPLLLVQIGNPDAITAYSIEDNRLGLRQLLTLVLQVAVVIWIIVKSWTHSHLSYLYLPLLVSGLIKYGEVVWTLKSALTKTSGIITVQEIDDHEANMPSLFRFLPDDIPNIELILKAYYRFISLKPHRENWLYQPLYDSLPWMSIDDYEPEDIFQITDAELSFMYDVLYTKAPIIYTKAGFILRVVSFSHLVMTLCGFSILFQENFSRHLKACFIAGVLGGAVVLEAYQIAQLPFSDWAIVQMIKHQHLPFMIPCLRFLGPRATNRKRWSNTLAQFNLMTFCIHHDKPLRCGRILKFRGMDMMLKKNKNRTRVAFPKELKVLMVEEMRDIDRERGLKPFNHRGDWSLGRYDCLHDLKWSVQRDFDKSITIWHIATDICYYSDSETSAQYQNAASYTKIQMAKSLSDYMMYLLALRPHMLSMTTSNIIFRHACEKLKSLLLEQEESVKDEKEACRILRMERVPHYSRSERRSETVVTSKWHVLRDAQRLARNLMVRENRWKVICSVWVEMLCYAAANCNVDYHSEQIRRGGGLITHVWILLAHKTDKYHISD from the coding sequence atgcaCATAAGTTTCATCCCAGGACAACTACAAGACCTATGGGATCTTTGGGGTTTAGAAATACTAATGCTCTTGAGTTTCACAATTCAAGTCATCCTCACCGTATACGGCAGCCGAAGAAAGGACATCCCAGGTATGTGGATAAGGCTCACAGTTTGGTTTACCTATTTGCTCTCTTCTTTATTTGCTAAAATCATCATAGGCAAACTCACTGAAATACCCGAAAGTGATCCAGACGAGCGCAACATTAGACGCGAACTCAAGGCGTTGTTTGCGCCGCTACTCCTAGTCCAAATTGGAAATCCAGATGCCATAACTGCCTACTCAATTGAAGACAACAGATTGGGTTTGAGGCAGCTTCTTACACTTGTTTTACAAGTAGCTGTTGTGATTTGGATCATTGTAAAGAGCTGGACACATTCACACCTCTCTTATCTTTACCTTCCGTTACTCGTCTCCGGGCTCATAAAGTATGGAGAAGTTGTATGGACTCTCAAGTCAGCTCTTACTAAAACATCCGGCATAATAACAGTTCAAGAGATTGATGATCATGAAGCAAACATGCCTTCTTTGTTCAGATTCCTTCCGGATGATATTCCAAATATTGAATTGATCTTGAAGGCTTATTACCGCTTTATCTCGTTGAAGCCTCATCGCGAAAACTGGCTATATCAGCCACTCTACGATTCTCTACCGTGGATGTCTATCGATGATTATGAGCCGGAGGATATCTTTCAAATCACAGATGCAGAACTTAGCTTTATGTATGATGTGTTATACACGAAAGCCCCTATAATCTACACGAAAGCAGGTTTTATTCTTCGCGTTGTGAGCTTCTCCCATTTAGTTATGACATTGTGTGGATTTTCGATCTTATTCCAAGAAAATTTTTCGCGCCATTTGAAAGCCTGTTTTATAGCTGGTGTATTAGGGGGAGCTGTTGTTTTGGAGGCATACCAGATTGCGCAATTACCTTTCTCAGATTGGGCGATTGTTCAAATGATCAAGCACCAACACCTTCCATTCATGATCCCATGCCTAAGGTTTCTTGGACCGAGGGCAACCAATCGGAAAAGGTGGTCAAATACATTGGCACAGTTTAACTTGATGACATTTTGCATCCATCATGACAAGCCATTGAGGTGTGGAAGAATTCTTAAGTTCCGGGGGATGGACATGATGTTGAAGAAGAATAAGAATAGGACGCGTGTAGCGTTTCCGAAAGAATTGAAAGTTCTGATGGTTGAAGAAATGAGAGATATCGATAGAGAGAGAGGACTAAAGCCGTTCAATCATAGGGGAGATTGGTCACTCGGAAGATATGATTGTCTCCATGATTTGAAATGGAGTGTTCAAAGAGATTTCGATAAGAGCATTACTATATGGCACATTGCAACTGATATATGTTACTATTCTGATTCAGAAACTAGTGCACAGTATCAAAATGCTGCAAGTTACACCAAAATCCAAATGGCGAAATCATTGTCAGATTACATGATGTACCTTCTCGCGTTGCGTCCTCATATGCTTTCCATGACAACTAGTAACATAATCTTTCGACATGCCTGCGAGAAACTCAAGTCATTgttgctagaacaagaagaatcTGTGAAAGATGAAAAAGAGGCTTGTAGGATTTTGAGAATGGAAAGAGTTCCGCATTACTCCAGATCGGAAAGGAGATCAGAAACTGTTGTGACATCAAAATGGCATGTACTAAGGGATGCTCAAAGACTGGCTAGGAATTTGATGGTTAGGGAGAATAGATGGAAAGTGATATGCAGTGTGTGGGTGGAGATGTTGTGCTATGCTGCAGCTAATTGCAATGTAGATTACCATTCAGAACAAATAAGGAGAGGTGGAGGGTTGATAACTCATGTTTGGATTCTGTTAGCACACAAGACAGATAAATATCATATCAGTGACTAG
- the LOC131597213 gene encoding uncharacterized protein LOC131597213 produces MDPNHFHYQQAMFNYMQNYQNPNSQNSQIPSVSINPTIFFPSPNNPNMFPSPQMNYSSMKLFRYEPMFGCQLPPFSTQVGAETEKSVVVKKKSREQFTRDEDILLIRSRLNVSKDPIVGVDQKAESFWVRVAANYNQYRGQSRKSQGDN; encoded by the coding sequence ATGGATCCTAATCATTTTCATTATCAACAAGCTATGTTCAATTAcatgcaaaattatcaaaatcctaattctcaaaattctcaaattccATCGGTGTCAATAAACCCCACCATATTTTTTCCGTCACCAAACAATCCAAATATGTTTCCTAGCCCTCAAATGAATTATAGTAGTATGAAACTTTTTCGTTACGAACCGATGTTCGGTTGTCAACTTCCACCGTTTTCTACTCAAGTTGGTGCTGAAACAGAAAAAAGTGTTGTCGTTAAAAAAAAATCTCGAGAGCAATTTACAAGGGATGAGGATATACTTCTTATCCGCTCCCGGCTCAATGTTTCAAAGGATCCAATTGTGGGAGTTGATCAAAAGGCTGAGAGTTTTTGGGTAAGAGTCGCTGCCAATTATAACCAGTATCGTGGACAATCGCGGAAAAGTCAAGGGGACAATTAA
- the LOC131597214 gene encoding uncharacterized protein LOC131597214, translating into MGESIGSSSKITKTSASGASSENPDTPSSYGFNSSSPMERPIGQKVAKRKGKENEIPTAKQDVRNKRTTTMERLAQCKEDEIKIKKCTFVIRMLAYGSLADSVDEYVRINESTSIECLQRFVQGVNVVFGAEYLRKPNNTDLEHLLQMGKSHGFPSMLGSIDCMHWEWKNYPVSWKRQYCRGDHGKPTIMLEAMASQDLWI; encoded by the exons ATGGGAGAATCGATTGGAAgttcttcaaaaataacaaagACTTCTGCTAGTGGGGCATCATCGGAGAACCCAGATACACCTTCAAGTTATGGGTTTAACTCTTCATCACCAATGGAGCgtccaataggacaaaaagtggCAAAAAGGAAGGGTAAGGAAAATGAAATTCCAACTGCTAAGCAAGATGTGAGGAataaaagaacaacaacaatggaaAGACTAGCGCAATGTAAGGAGGACGAGATAAAAATCAAG AAATGTACATTTGTTATTCGTATGTTGGCGTACGGGTCTCTTGCTGACTCTGTAGACGAATATGTTCGAATCAATGAAAGCACTTCAATTGAGTGCTTACAAAGATTCGTTCAGGGCGTGAATGTTGTATTTGGGGCTGAATATTTGAGAAAGCCTAATAACACTGATCTTGAACATCTTTTACAAATGGGAAAGTCACATGGCTTTCCAAGTATGTTGGGTTCCATTGATTGTATGCATTGGGAATGGAAAAACTATCCTGTTTCATGGAAAAGACAATATTGTCGAGGTGATCATGGTAAGCCCACAATCATGCTTGAAGCAATGGCATCACAAGACTTATGGATTTGA